A genomic window from Pseudomonas argentinensis includes:
- a CDS encoding FAD-binding protein has protein sequence MDRLLLCLCLICSNVTAQEVVNDVSGLNPVVVARVVAPRSERDVADALRSHLGPVSIGGGRYSMGGQTAADGALQLDMRGLDQVLAFSAERREIRVQSGITWRAILEYIDPYDLSPQIMQSYANFTVGGSLSVNVHGRYVGEGPIAGSVKAIRVVLADGRVVDASPSQNAALFHGVIGGYGGLGVIVEATLGLVENSRIARESQVMALQDYRPWFYREATSQSDLVMHNGILYPDDFSTVRAVSYRRTEAALTETDRLSPAQQGSHLQRAGIRLSGSPSGIKLREAALDPLLFRSPKVQWRNHEASLDLSELEPISGADFSYVLQEYFVPPAQLELFVGELARLTHQHQAKLINVSIRHAKADPHTLLSWAPEEVFALVLYYRQGTSDSERHKAAAWTRDLIAAALRCGGRHYLPYQIHASREQFLQGYPRAAEYFALKRQVDPRNRFRNRLWDAYYQP, from the coding sequence ATGGACCGCTTGCTCCTGTGTCTTTGTCTGATCTGCTCCAACGTCACCGCTCAAGAGGTGGTCAACGACGTGAGCGGTCTCAACCCTGTGGTGGTGGCGCGCGTGGTCGCGCCACGTAGCGAGCGGGATGTCGCCGATGCGCTGCGCAGTCACCTGGGCCCCGTCAGCATTGGCGGCGGGCGTTACAGTATGGGAGGGCAGACCGCTGCAGACGGCGCCCTGCAGCTGGACATGCGCGGTCTCGATCAGGTGCTGGCGTTCTCTGCCGAGCGCCGCGAGATTCGCGTACAGAGCGGGATCACCTGGCGCGCGATACTCGAATACATCGACCCATACGACCTGTCGCCGCAGATCATGCAGTCCTACGCCAACTTCACGGTGGGTGGCTCGTTATCGGTCAATGTGCATGGCCGCTATGTGGGTGAGGGGCCCATCGCGGGTTCGGTGAAGGCCATCCGTGTGGTGCTCGCCGACGGCCGCGTGGTGGATGCCAGCCCGAGCCAGAATGCCGCGCTGTTCCATGGCGTGATCGGCGGCTACGGCGGTCTGGGGGTCATAGTCGAGGCCACGCTAGGCCTGGTCGAGAACAGTCGAATTGCCCGGGAAAGTCAGGTCATGGCGCTGCAGGACTATCGGCCGTGGTTCTACCGCGAGGCAACCTCCCAGTCCGATCTGGTGATGCACAACGGCATTCTCTATCCCGATGATTTCTCCACGGTGCGCGCGGTTTCCTATCGGCGAACCGAAGCAGCGTTGACCGAAACGGACCGACTGAGCCCAGCGCAGCAGGGCAGCCATCTGCAGCGCGCGGGGATTCGCCTGAGCGGCTCGCCATCGGGCATCAAACTGCGCGAGGCGGCGCTCGACCCGCTGCTGTTTCGCAGCCCCAAGGTGCAATGGCGCAACCACGAGGCCAGCCTCGATCTCAGCGAGCTGGAGCCGATATCCGGGGCGGATTTCAGTTATGTGCTGCAGGAGTACTTCGTGCCGCCGGCGCAGCTGGAACTGTTCGTTGGCGAACTGGCGCGCCTGACTCATCAGCATCAGGCCAAGCTGATCAACGTTTCCATTCGCCATGCCAAGGCTGATCCGCACACGTTGCTGAGCTGGGCGCCCGAGGAAGTTTTCGCGTTGGTGCTCTATTACCGGCAAGGCACATCTGACAGCGAGCGGCACAAAGCCGCGGCCTGGACGCGTGATCTGATTGCCGCTGCCTTGCGCTGTGGCGGTCGGCATTACCTGCCGTATCAGATTCACGCCAGCCGCGAGCAGTTTCTGCAGGGTTACCCGCGGGCAGCGGAGTACTTCGCGCTCAAACGTCAGGTGGATCCCCGCAACCGCTTTCGCAACCGGCTGTGGGATGCCTATTACCAACCCTGA
- the tcyN gene encoding L-cystine ABC transporter ATP-binding protein TcyN — MITVRNLSKSFKGQAVLKGIDLDIAPGEVVAIIGPSGSGKTTLLRCLNLLETPDGGSIRVGDIEIDAGKPIGQQQGLIRRLRQHVGFVFQNFNLFPHRSALENVIEGPVVVRKQPRDKAIELGRQLLAKVGLADKEDAYPKRLSGGQQQRVAIARALAMEPDVILFDEPTSALDPELVGEVLATIRALAEENRTLVIVTHEMSFARDVANRAIFIDGGVIVEQGDARELFRAPKQARTQQFLSKFLGDAPTRH; from the coding sequence ATGATCACCGTTCGCAACCTGAGCAAATCCTTCAAGGGCCAGGCCGTACTCAAGGGTATCGACCTGGATATCGCCCCCGGCGAGGTGGTCGCCATCATCGGCCCCAGCGGCTCGGGCAAGACCACCCTGCTGCGCTGCCTCAACCTCCTGGAAACCCCCGATGGCGGCAGCATCCGCGTCGGCGACATCGAGATCGACGCCGGCAAACCGATCGGCCAGCAACAGGGGCTGATTCGCAGGCTGCGCCAGCACGTGGGTTTCGTGTTTCAGAACTTCAACCTGTTCCCCCACCGCAGCGCCCTGGAAAACGTCATCGAAGGCCCGGTGGTGGTCAGGAAACAGCCGCGCGACAAGGCCATCGAACTCGGCCGGCAGTTGCTGGCCAAGGTCGGCCTGGCTGACAAGGAAGACGCCTACCCGAAGCGCCTCTCCGGCGGTCAGCAGCAGCGTGTCGCCATCGCTCGGGCACTGGCCATGGAACCGGACGTGATCCTGTTCGACGAACCGACCTCGGCCCTGGACCCGGAACTGGTAGGCGAAGTGCTGGCGACCATCCGCGCCCTGGCCGAAGAAAACCGCACCCTGGTGATCGTCACCCACGAGATGAGTTTCGCCCGTGACGTGGCCAACCGGGCGATCTTTATCGACGGCGGCGTGATCGTCGAACAGGGCGATGCCCGCGAACTCTTCCGCGCGCCCAAACAGGCACGCACCCAGCAGTTTCTCAGCAAGTTTCTTGGCGACGCACCCACTCGTCACTGA
- a CDS encoding trimeric intracellular cation channel family protein: MNLLFYLADLFGVAVFAITGALMAGRKSMDLFGVLVIAIITALGGGTLRDVILDNHPVSWIRNDTYILVATLSALGTVIWVRMTRPIHEKGLLIADAFGLAVFTVIGTEVALQYAMPSSTAVIMGVMTGVAGGVMRDVICNEIPLIFKKEIYATACLAGAVTFVLLRMLETPHWLDTGVAMLVVLGIRLAAIRWRFSLPRFHLLDRD; the protein is encoded by the coding sequence ATGAACCTGCTGTTCTACCTGGCTGACCTGTTCGGGGTAGCGGTGTTCGCCATCACTGGCGCGCTGATGGCCGGTCGCAAGTCCATGGACCTGTTCGGTGTGCTGGTGATCGCCATCATCACCGCCCTGGGCGGCGGCACCCTGCGCGACGTGATTCTCGACAATCACCCGGTCAGCTGGATTCGCAACGACACCTATATCCTGGTGGCTACCCTGTCGGCGCTGGGCACGGTGATCTGGGTGCGCATGACCCGGCCGATCCATGAAAAAGGCCTGTTGATCGCCGACGCCTTCGGGCTGGCGGTGTTCACCGTGATCGGCACCGAGGTCGCCCTGCAGTACGCCATGCCATCCAGCACGGCGGTGATCATGGGCGTCATGACCGGCGTTGCCGGCGGCGTGATGCGCGATGTGATCTGCAACGAGATTCCGCTGATCTTCAAGAAGGAGATCTACGCCACCGCCTGCCTGGCCGGGGCGGTGACCTTCGTGCTGCTGCGCATGCTGGAAACCCCGCACTGGCTGGATACCGGGGTGGCCATGCTGGTGGTGCTGGGCATTCGCCTGGCCGCCATTCGCTGGCGCTTTTCACTACCGCGGTTCCACTTGCTGGACCGCGACTGA
- the tcyL gene encoding cystine ABC transporter permease, whose translation MMPDTFQLVLDSLPFLLKGAIWTIVLSLGGMFFGMLLGFGLALVRLYAIAPLGWLARVYISFFRGTPLLVQLFVIYFGLPELGLQLEPLTAALIGFSLNMAAYVAEIMRAAIASIDRGQWEAAASIGMSKSQTMLRAILPQAMRTALPPLGNSFISLVKDTALAATIQVPELFRQAQLITARTYEVFAMYLAATVIYWILSSLLAHLQNRLEARVNRHEADN comes from the coding sequence ATGATGCCGGACACCTTCCAGCTGGTGCTGGACTCCCTGCCCTTTCTCCTCAAGGGCGCGATCTGGACCATCGTTCTGAGCCTCGGCGGCATGTTCTTCGGCATGCTGCTGGGCTTCGGCCTTGCCCTGGTCAGGCTCTACGCCATCGCCCCGCTGGGCTGGCTGGCCAGGGTCTACATCTCGTTCTTCCGCGGCACGCCACTGCTGGTGCAGCTGTTCGTCATCTACTTCGGCCTGCCTGAACTGGGGTTGCAGCTCGAGCCCCTGACCGCGGCGCTGATCGGCTTTTCCCTGAACATGGCGGCCTACGTCGCCGAGATCATGCGCGCGGCCATCGCCTCCATCGACCGCGGTCAATGGGAAGCCGCCGCCAGCATCGGCATGAGCAAGAGCCAGACGATGCTGCGCGCCATTCTCCCGCAGGCGATGCGCACGGCATTGCCACCGCTGGGCAACAGTTTCATCTCGCTGGTCAAGGACACCGCCCTGGCGGCCACCATCCAGGTGCCGGAGCTGTTCCGCCAGGCCCAATTGATCACCGCCCGCACCTACGAGGTGTTCGCCATGTACCTGGCGGCGACGGTGATCTACTGGATTCTCTCCAGCCTGCTCGCCCACCTGCAGAACCGCCTGGAAGCACGCGTCAACCGCCACGAGGCGGACAACTGA